The following are encoded in a window of Tessaracoccus flavescens genomic DNA:
- a CDS encoding A/G-specific adenine glycosylase, whose product MTGDHTALHAGLGAWFAAEARPLPWRAADTTPWGVLVSEIMLQQTPASRVEAPWREWMTRWPTPGDLAAAPVDEVLRAWGRLGYPRRALRLRQSATAIVERHGGVVPEDEAALLALPGIGRYTAAAVLAFAFGRRSLVLDVNIRRVLARYHRGVEHPAAHETADERREALAFVPDRDADAALWSASAMELGAVVCTARSPRCGDCPVSEGCAWLAAGRPAWEGPARVAQAWEGTDRQCRGRIMAALRATEAAVPLTDIAWPDEAQLLRAASGLVTDGLARQTPEGLRLP is encoded by the coding sequence GTGACCGGAGACCACACGGCACTGCACGCGGGGCTCGGAGCGTGGTTCGCAGCCGAGGCAAGACCCCTGCCGTGGCGCGCGGCGGACACGACCCCCTGGGGTGTCCTGGTCAGCGAGATCATGCTGCAGCAGACGCCCGCCTCGCGGGTCGAGGCGCCATGGCGCGAGTGGATGACGCGCTGGCCGACCCCGGGCGACCTGGCGGCAGCCCCGGTGGACGAGGTGCTGCGGGCGTGGGGCAGGCTCGGCTATCCACGACGGGCGCTGCGCCTGCGTCAGAGCGCGACCGCCATCGTCGAGCGTCACGGCGGGGTGGTCCCCGAGGACGAGGCGGCGCTGCTCGCGCTGCCCGGGATCGGTCGTTACACGGCCGCCGCAGTGCTGGCCTTCGCGTTCGGGCGACGCTCGCTCGTCCTCGACGTGAACATCCGCCGGGTGCTTGCGCGGTACCACCGCGGCGTGGAGCATCCGGCGGCACACGAGACGGCGGACGAGCGCCGCGAGGCACTCGCCTTCGTCCCTGATCGCGACGCCGATGCCGCGCTGTGGTCGGCCTCCGCGATGGAGTTGGGCGCCGTCGTGTGCACGGCGCGCTCCCCACGGTGCGGGGACTGTCCCGTGTCGGAGGGCTGCGCGTGGCTCGCAGCGGGCCGACCCGCCTGGGAGGGCCCCGCACGGGTCGCCCAGGCGTGGGAGGGAACGGACCGGCAGTGCCGGGGTCGGATCATGGCCGCGCTCCGCGCCACCGAGGCCGCCGTCCCCCTCACAGACATCGCCTGGCCCGATGAGGCCCAGCTGCTTCGCGCGGCATCGGGCCTGGTCACCGACGGGCTCGCCCGGCAGACGCCGGAAGGGCTCCGCCTACCCTGA
- a CDS encoding DUF6553 family protein, whose translation MSSPELDRARYGTKAAKADHFLGFWLSLVIEGRGYGRLSDARRARRTIDAFVADTAPALAEAGPEAYFEALRDAARLYFDTTLTDPAYSSTMFGLKRLSPEELRGKIANEAASALSVIVDSNLETDTARQLPRLWVEGYLEALPDGAPALRGALTKRASAADAVGHLLDPMA comes from the coding sequence ATGAGTTCTCCCGAACTGGATCGCGCGCGCTACGGGACGAAGGCGGCAAAGGCCGACCACTTCCTCGGCTTCTGGCTCTCCCTCGTGATCGAGGGGCGCGGCTACGGGCGGCTCTCCGACGCCCGGAGGGCCCGCCGCACGATCGACGCGTTCGTCGCCGATACCGCGCCCGCCCTCGCGGAGGCAGGCCCTGAGGCCTACTTCGAGGCCCTGCGCGACGCGGCGAGGCTCTACTTCGACACCACCCTGACCGACCCGGCCTACTCCTCGACGATGTTCGGCCTCAAGCGCCTCTCACCCGAGGAACTGCGCGGAAAGATCGCCAACGAAGCCGCCTCCGCGCTGTCGGTGATCGTCGATTCCAACCTCGAGACCGACACGGCGCGACAGCTGCCCCGGCTGTGGGTCGAGGGCTACCTCGAGGCGCTTCCCGACGGGGCGCCGGCGCTGCGCGGGGCGCTCACGAAGCGCGCCTCCGCAGCCGACGCCGTCGGGCATCTTCTCGATCCGATGGCGTGA
- a CDS encoding DUF1772 domain-containing protein, producing MALLFGGAAAAAAVLVAQVATGRSPLALVGAGLALASFVVTVTVKVPLNNVLARAVGDGGWPRFARRWGRANLLRAALSAAGGLPRRLTVQRRMNRSPGRAPGACRVL from the coding sequence ATGGCGCTCCTCTTCGGCGGGGCCGCCGCGGCCGCTGCCGTGCTGGTCGCCCAGGTGGCGACCGGCCGCTCCCCGTTGGCCCTGGTCGGCGCCGGCCTGGCGCTTGCCAGCTTCGTCGTGACGGTGACGGTCAAGGTGCCACTCAACAACGTCCTCGCCCGCGCCGTCGGGGATGGAGGCTGGCCTCGGTTCGCGAGACGTTGGGGCAGGGCGAACCTTCTCCGGGCGGCCCTGTCAGCTGCGGGGGGCCTGCCTCGCCGCCTCACTGTCCAGCGGCGGATGAACCGATCGCCGGGCCGCGCTCCCGGCGCTTGCCGGGTGTTATAG
- the dnaB gene encoding replicative DNA helicase — MTQAPVYDDRELDRTPPQDLAAEQSVLGAMMMSKDAISDVVEVLRGVDFYRPNHETIFDAIINLYGRGEPADPITVAGELGKSGQLSKVGGAVYLHDLLSSVSIAANAPYYAEIVRDKAVLRRLVNASIRIAQLGYQGQGEVDKIVDEAQQTLFEVTEKKASEDYKSLRELIEPTFDEIESIQNSGDGISGVPTGFTELDRITNGFHGGQMIIVAARPGVGKSTFALDICRSAAIHHNLTAAFFSLEMSRTEIVMKVLSAEASIPLNRIRGGGAKMDESDWQRITDKAAILAEKNFFIDDSPNLTMMEIRAKARRLKQRNDLQLLAIDYIQLMSSGKKVESRQLEVSEFSRQIKLIAKELEIPVIALSQLSRNTEQRKDGVPQLSDLRESGSLEQDADMVIMLHRPEMYSQNPTDDERGLATFHIPKHRNGETGKIDALFQGHYSRFTNAPI; from the coding sequence ATGACCCAGGCTCCCGTCTACGACGACCGTGAGCTGGACCGCACCCCGCCCCAGGATCTCGCGGCCGAGCAGAGTGTGCTCGGCGCCATGATGATGTCGAAGGACGCCATCTCCGATGTGGTCGAGGTGCTGCGCGGCGTCGACTTCTACCGGCCGAACCACGAGACCATCTTCGACGCCATCATCAACCTCTACGGCCGAGGCGAGCCGGCCGATCCGATCACGGTCGCCGGCGAACTGGGCAAGTCCGGCCAACTGTCGAAGGTCGGCGGCGCCGTCTACCTGCACGACCTCCTCTCCAGCGTCTCCATCGCTGCCAACGCCCCCTACTACGCCGAGATCGTGCGGGACAAGGCGGTCCTGCGGCGCCTGGTCAACGCGTCGATCCGCATCGCGCAGCTCGGCTACCAGGGCCAGGGCGAGGTCGACAAGATCGTCGACGAGGCCCAGCAGACGCTCTTCGAGGTCACCGAGAAGAAGGCCTCGGAGGACTACAAGTCGCTGCGCGAGCTGATCGAGCCCACCTTCGACGAGATCGAGTCGATCCAGAACTCCGGTGACGGGATCTCGGGCGTTCCCACCGGGTTCACGGAGCTCGACCGGATCACCAACGGCTTCCACGGCGGGCAGATGATCATCGTCGCCGCCCGCCCCGGCGTCGGCAAGTCGACCTTCGCGCTCGACATCTGCCGCAGCGCGGCCATCCACCACAACCTCACCGCCGCGTTCTTCTCGCTCGAGATGAGCCGGACGGAGATCGTGATGAAGGTGCTCAGCGCCGAGGCGTCCATCCCGCTGAACCGCATCCGCGGCGGTGGCGCGAAGATGGACGAGTCCGACTGGCAGCGCATCACAGACAAGGCGGCGATCCTCGCCGAGAAGAACTTCTTCATCGACGACTCACCCAACCTGACCATGATGGAGATCCGCGCGAAGGCCCGCCGCCTGAAGCAGCGCAACGACCTGCAGCTGCTCGCCATCGACTACATCCAGCTGATGAGCTCCGGCAAGAAGGTCGAGTCGCGCCAGCTCGAGGTCTCCGAGTTCTCCCGCCAGATCAAGCTGATCGCCAAGGAGCTCGAGATCCCCGTGATCGCGCTGTCCCAGCTCTCCCGTAACACGGAGCAGCGCAAAGACGGCGTCCCCCAGCTCTCCGATCTGCGAGAATCGGGTTCGCTCGAGCAGGACGCCGACATGGTGATCATGCTGCACCGCCCGGAGATGTACTCGCAGAACCCGACCGACGACGAGCGCGGCCTCGCCACCTTCCACATCCCGAAGCACCGCAACGGCGAGACGGGCAAGATCGACGCCCTGTTCCAGGGCCACTACAGCCGTTTCACCAACGCGCCCATCTAG
- a CDS encoding metal-sensitive transcriptional regulator, whose protein sequence is MSESVEQQSCHVEYGYAPEKASYLRRLKLIEGQTRGIARMVENDQYCIDILTQVAAVTSALKAVSLGLLEDHLEHCVADAARQGGPEADAKLEEAMQAIKRLVK, encoded by the coding sequence ATGTCAGAGAGCGTCGAGCAGCAGTCCTGTCACGTCGAGTACGGATACGCGCCCGAGAAGGCGAGCTATCTGCGGCGCCTGAAGCTCATCGAGGGGCAGACGCGCGGCATCGCGCGCATGGTGGAGAACGACCAGTACTGCATCGACATCCTGACCCAGGTCGCGGCCGTGACGAGCGCGCTGAAGGCGGTCTCGCTCGGGCTGCTGGAGGACCATCTTGAGCACTGCGTCGCCGATGCCGCCCGTCAGGGTGGCCCGGAGGCCGATGCGAAACTCGAAGAGGCAATGCAGGCCATCAAGCGCCTTGTGAAGTAG
- a CDS encoding heavy-metal-associated domain-containing protein, with protein sequence MISNYTVTGMTCGNCVNHVTEEVKEVEGVKNVSVSLEGGAMAIESDERIPFDSIVEAVREAGEYTVVEA encoded by the coding sequence GTGATCAGCAACTACACCGTCACCGGCATGACCTGTGGCAACTGCGTCAACCACGTGACCGAGGAGGTCAAGGAGGTGGAGGGCGTCAAGAACGTCAGCGTCAGCCTGGAGGGTGGCGCCATGGCGATCGAGTCCGACGAGCGCATCCCGTTCGACTCCATCGTCGAGGCCGTGCGCGAGGCCGGCGAGTACACGGTCGTCGAGGCCTGA
- a CDS encoding septal ring lytic transglycosylase RlpA family protein: MAKVLIPAIAGGVALAVVGGVAAATALHKNDVQVSVDGEVSTIAVRERTVAEVLELEGIELGAHDVVLPAADTEITDGLNISVAYGRPLQLTVDGEERTVWTTARNVGDALEQLRLDETDSKLSATRSAGIGREGLDLEIATAKDVTLTAAGKATPVRLAGTVQDVLDKQGIKPDADDKLTPAADIVLTDGLKIAFVKVDVKTSTKAKELPFEKKEVKSEKLEKGKEKVTTEGVKGKATETYTDVYNDDKLVSSTLKSTVVDTEPVDEVTTVGTKVVVEEKPEATDEPSTSGSSNENLTPAVGSSCKASYYWQGQMTANGEQFNTNDLTAAHKSLPFNTRVKVTNPSNNKSVIVRINDRGPYISGRCLDLSRAAMQAIGGTSAGVITVNYQVVG, from the coding sequence ATGGCAAAGGTCCTCATTCCCGCAATCGCTGGTGGCGTCGCGCTCGCCGTCGTCGGTGGCGTCGCCGCGGCGACGGCCCTGCACAAGAACGACGTGCAGGTCTCGGTCGACGGCGAAGTCTCGACGATCGCGGTGCGCGAGCGCACGGTCGCCGAGGTGCTCGAGCTTGAGGGCATCGAGCTCGGCGCCCACGACGTGGTGCTGCCGGCCGCCGACACCGAGATCACCGACGGTCTCAACATCTCCGTCGCCTACGGCCGCCCCCTGCAGCTCACCGTCGACGGCGAGGAGCGCACGGTGTGGACCACCGCCCGCAACGTGGGCGACGCCCTTGAGCAGCTCCGTCTCGACGAGACCGACTCGAAGCTGTCGGCCACCCGCTCCGCCGGCATCGGGCGCGAAGGTCTCGACCTGGAGATCGCCACGGCGAAGGACGTCACCCTCACGGCCGCAGGCAAGGCGACCCCGGTCAGGCTCGCGGGCACCGTCCAGGACGTGCTCGACAAGCAGGGCATCAAGCCCGACGCGGACGACAAGCTCACCCCGGCCGCCGACATCGTGCTGACCGACGGGCTGAAGATCGCCTTCGTCAAGGTCGACGTGAAGACCTCCACCAAGGCAAAGGAACTTCCGTTCGAGAAGAAGGAAGTCAAGTCCGAAAAGCTCGAGAAGGGCAAGGAGAAGGTCACCACCGAGGGCGTCAAGGGCAAGGCGACCGAGACCTACACCGACGTCTACAACGACGACAAGCTGGTCAGCTCCACCCTGAAGTCGACGGTCGTCGACACCGAGCCGGTCGACGAGGTGACGACGGTCGGCACGAAGGTGGTCGTCGAGGAGAAGCCCGAGGCGACCGATGAGCCGTCCACGAGTGGCTCGTCCAACGAGAATCTGACGCCCGCCGTCGGTTCCTCCTGCAAGGCGTCCTACTACTGGCAGGGCCAGATGACGGCCAACGGTGAGCAGTTCAACACCAACGACCTGACCGCAGCGCACAAGTCGCTCCCGTTCAACACGCGCGTGAAGGTGACCAACCCGAGCAACAACAAGTCGGTGATCGTGCGAATCAATGATCGAGGTCCGTACATTTCGGGGCGTTGCCTTGACCTCTCGCGCGCAGCGATGCAGGCTATTGGTGGAACCTCCGCGGGAGTGATCACGGTCAACTACCAGGTGGTCGGATAG